The Chloroflexota bacterium region TGTGCCGAGGATAATCTTCACGCCGTCAACATCGGTCAGTTTTCTGTACGCGGTGATGGCATCCTGCGCGTTGCACTTCTCGTCTTCCACAATAAGCTCGATCATTCGTCCGTTCACGCCGCCGGCTGCATTAATCTCATCCACCGCCATCTGCTTCGCCTGCACCGCGACATTGCCGTAAGTCTCACCTGGTCCGGTTACAGACTCCATGACGCCAATCCTGAACGGCTCATCACTTGCGACGCCGCCAATAGAGCCGCATGCCAAGACTGCGATGGACGAGAGCGCCACAAGCGCAATCACGAATGCCTGCCTGAAATATCCGACTGTCATCTGGTCCCCTTTCCACGAAGCGCGTTTACAGATTCAACCACCTACGATTTCGTTAGTCAAGCGTCACTATGAGTCACACATAGCCATTAGACACATATCCATTAATTTTACCATATACTACCCCTTACTAAGGTTATGCAATACCTTTTGCGTGCTTGACAGGCAAAAGAACGGGCGCGAATGGCATTTCCGCAGAGCCTTGATACCTTGATGCATAGTAGCAAGCCTTGACGAATAAGGTTACAATTCACTGCGGGATAAAGGATGGACGGGCAGACTGCGTTCGCCGGAACGGTGATATTCTTCCGCATCTGACCGCATCGAGACTACGCATCGTGGAGAATGCCAATGCAAAATAGCGAGCCAGGCTCTGACGAGATCGTACATGAATCCAACATGTTCAAGAAGATGGAAGGACATGTTCAGAGCAAGACACTCGCTGGGTTGATAGACCTCGTACCTATTCTGGTAACCGTCGCGGTCATCGTCTTCCTTGTGGAAAATACAGACTCCTTTGTGAGACCTATGCCGTTCGTCGCTGGCCAGCCATGGGACTTCCCCGGCGTCGGCTTGATTGTGATGATAGTGCTGTTCTACCTGCTAGGGCTGCTAATATCCACGACATTCGGGCGCAGGGTCTCAGGTTGGAAGGATAATGTGATCGAGGTCATTCCCGTCGTGCGGAACATCTTCGGCGTAACGCGGCAGGTCATGACATCGTTCACATCGCAGTACACATTCAGCCGCGTCGTCTTCCTCGAATGGCCACGGGAAGGCATGATAGCCATGGGCTTTGTTACGGGACGCGCCTTTTCCGCGCGAACCAAGGATTCGATGGCGCTGGTGTATGTGCCGACAATCCCCAACCCGACTTCAGGCAACTTGGCGCTCGTGATGGAAGACGACCTCATTGAGACCGACCTGGATGTGGACGACGCGATGAAGCTGGTGTTCTCCGGCGGCATCGTTCTGCCGGAAGTGCTCACATTTGCCCGCATACCGCGCGACGGCAACGAGCAGATTGAAATCATCGGTAGGTTCGAAACAGAGCGGAAGGGATAATGATGCCGGAGGCGAAGAGCGTTGAATGAGTTTGCGAACTAGGTTGCGGACTAGACTGATTTTACCTGTTGCGATCTTAAACTTCCCCCAAGGGCCCTCCCATGAACCTCACCTCAATGAGCGACTGAACTCTAACAATTGAGGCTATATGGCTAAATTGAGACTATGCAGGTAAACCCTGCACGGGCAGCGGGCTTTGATATATCATGCAATATACCGAAATGCCACGAATGAAATTCCGCTCATCATCCAAGAAGATTCGCTAAATCCGAAATCAACAGACATCCACCGCAAGGAGATTGCCAATGGGCAGCCCGATTCTGGAAAGAATAGACGCTCCAGGCGACCTCAAGCCGCTGACATACGACGAGATGACGCAGGTGGCGCAGGAAGC contains the following coding sequences:
- a CDS encoding amino acid ABC transporter substrate-binding protein, which translates into the protein MTVGYFRQAFVIALVALSSIAVLACGSIGGVASDEPFRIGVMESVTGPGETYGNVAVQAKQMAVDEINAAGGVNGRMIELIVEDEKCNAQDAITAYRKLTDVDGVKIILGTSCSGAMLGAAPLAEEEGVVMFSGLATNPDIANAGDYIFRTSMSDAQRGIDTGNVLW
- a CDS encoding DUF502 domain-containing protein — translated: MPMQNSEPGSDEIVHESNMFKKMEGHVQSKTLAGLIDLVPILVTVAVIVFLVENTDSFVRPMPFVAGQPWDFPGVGLIVMIVLFYLLGLLISTTFGRRVSGWKDNVIEVIPVVRNIFGVTRQVMTSFTSQYTFSRVVFLEWPREGMIAMGFVTGRAFSARTKDSMALVYVPTIPNPTSGNLALVMEDDLIETDLDVDDAMKLVFSGGIVLPEVLTFARIPRDGNEQIEIIGRFETERKG